Genomic window (Lycium barbarum isolate Lr01 chromosome 2, ASM1917538v2, whole genome shotgun sequence):
gccaaacgggtcctaacATTCCGTGCCGAAAGTACTGGGTTCATATGAAGCTCTGTGTGCATACAGAAGCTCTGTTCTTGCTGGTGGGTGGTCATTTAGTGGCAAATGCTGGCTGTATCTTTTGTTAATAGATGCTTGGAACTATACTGTTGTTTACTGGTTCATTATATTTCCTGTAGCTCTGTAGTAGTGCATTATCGTCTGCAGGTTCCACTTGAAATCCAGTTTTGGTATCTATTTTGGTTTTTGGGACTATAGAGTTTTCCTGATAGAAACAGCTTCTTGGTTCCACTAGCTAGCTGTGTGTTAGTTTCTGTTGGGTTTAATCGATaggttgaatgggaaatggagggaaaaatgagGTGTTCCATCTTGCTTTATGAAACAAGCATTTGTCCctcataggtggtggaaagaaaagttctcctacttaaaagtagaagcactccttcgtgttgctaaagggtcaagaagagggtctccccttgcgccgtcgtcgctcggctcggcttcggcttcggatttggtcaaatgatgcTTCTTGGTCCCACTAGCTAGTTGTGAGTTAGTTTCTGTTGGGTTTAATCGATaggttgaatgggaaatggagggaaaaaaagtggagggaaaaatgagttgttgggtttcccctcgcgccgtcgtcgctcGTCTCGGCATCGGATTCAGATTCGGATTCGGAttcggtcaaatgatctgattgattgataatctttttggaccaaatttcctttaattttaattatttagaCCCGACCCGTTTTCTTTCTTTCTCGGATTAATTTAAAAACATTTCCCTCCGTTTTTCAACGGAatttttctgaaaggttgcaaacttttctgaaaagttgcaaaccttttcccaaacAGGCTATATATTTCTGTTGATCCTCAGAATTTTTACTTAGAAATTTTCTgatattcatcttcttctttctctGCACTTCTTAAAAACTCTCGTGTGATATACTACCTTCGAGTGGTTCGTAGTCACCTGAATTTGCTGTACCGCTATtttggtgagtaaatcgttctatcctgggaggaaagattccaatacctcgggtacattgaggggaataatttccttaaggacacactgtgaattcagtgggctcgatttgaTTTTCCATATACTGTTCatattatttttcagtttcttggagatgcttggaggctaaaggtgtacctgtggcgtacattagggtgatcaaggacatgtatgagggagccaaaaccagggtaaggacagtaggaggagactcagagcactttccagttgtgatggggttgcatcaaggatcagctcttagtccgttcttatttgccttggtgatggatggattgacgcggcaaattcaaggtgaggtgccatggtgtatgcttttcgcggatgacatagtcctgatcgatgagacgcgtagcggagttaacgctaagctggaggattggagacaaactctggagtctaaagggtttaagctgagtaggaccaagacagagtacttagagtgtaagtttagtgaagcacctcaggaggccggcttggaagtgaggcttggtacccaagtcatccagaagaaaagtagtttcaagtatcttgggtctattatgcaagacagcggggagattgacgatgatgtcacacatcgtattggggcagggtggatgaaatggaggcttgcttccggagtgctatgtgacaagaaggtgccaccacaacttaagggaaagttctacaaagtggtggttagaccgactatgttgtatggggcggagtgttggccagttaaggtttctcacgttcaaaagatgaaagttgctgagatgagaatgttgagatggatgtgtggccacaccaggagtgacaggattaggaatgaggatattcaggacaaggtgggagtggcctcggtggaagacaagatgcgagaagcgagattgagatggtttgggcatgtgaagaggagagacacggatgccccagtgcggaggtgtgagaggttggccatggatggtttcagacgaggtaggggtaggccaaagaagtattggggagaggtaattagacacgacatggcgcagttacagcttaccgaggacatgaccttagataggagggtttggaggacccatattagggtagaaggctagtagatagtctcattaccctgccttattaatagtcgcattatcgtagtataatttcttgtgctctaatttatgctattatgctattatctgttatttcctgtgctttgattattctatgttatctgtgtcgcttgcgttacttcatttcatttccatatcgctttgaatctcttagccgtatctgacctctttttatgtttttattgagtcgagggtctctcggaaacagccatcctaccttggtaggagtaaggtctgcgtacactctaccctccccagaccccacgttgtgggatttcactgggttgttgctGTTGTTTCTGTTAATTTCGTTTTctacagttttgcagaaactggacagattCTGTTATCTGTTTCAGGAATTAGTCTAACTTACTGGTTCAAAGTATTTTTTGCAATACAGATTTAATAACAGTTTCTTGGAGCTTAATTATATAGGTTTTACTCAAATTctccccacatagtgggattatactgggcttgttgttgttgttactcaAATTCTGCTGAATAATTTCTTGAACTTCTGTTTTTGCCTGTGAAGCATTGTTTTTCTCTATACATCAAGTGGGGAGTTGCTACTCACTATGTCTGTTTCTCTTGTTGCCTCTTTCTCTTTAGTTCTCTCGCCACGAACCAGGTGTCACTCATGTCTTAGTCACTGGAGGTGCTGGCTATATTGGTTCCCATGCAGCATTACGTCTTCTAAAAGACTCTTACCGTGTGACCATAGTGGTAATTTCTCCATTTTAAGTCGTGAATAGGCCCCTTCAGTTATCATTGTTATCATTCTTAGACAACTCTTTTCTCTTAGTTTTGAATTATTCAACTCTTGAGCGTTATGTGTACCTGGAACATGATAGGAAAAATGATTTACTGATTTGACAGGACAACCTTTCACGAGGAAACTTAGCTGCTGTTAGGATTCTGCAAGAATTATTTCCTGAGCCTGGCAGGCTTCAGTTCATATATGCTGACTTGGGGGATGCAAAAACGGTATACTGCAGTTGTTCTTAACTACCTTTTGGTACTTAAGTTGTTTGTTTTTTGTCAACTACTTATTCCTGTGACTAATATATGCAGGTGCACAAGATCTTCTCCCAAAACGCATTTGATGCGGTCATGCATTTTGCAGCTGTAGCATATGTTGGCGAGAGCACCCTTGACCCTCTCAAGTAAGTGTTGTTGAGTTTCTTTGAGAACTTTTGTtccatatatacatgtatttagttttcaagaaattttatttttaaagcgtAACATTGATCAAtggagtcttttttttttttttttttttcaaattgaaAAAAAAGGAACTCCCAGAAACATCAAGTATGTGCTAATGGTGCAATCTTTGTGACATTATTGTTTGAGAATTAAGCATGAAAGCTAAGGGAACATTttattttcttgtcttgatttAGACGGTGTTTGGATGCAGTGGCTTCTAAAGAAACATTCGTTACTCTCTAAATTTTTACGTTAAGTACATTCTAACTCTTCTATGAAACTTTGACAAGTGATTCACTTTTATCCTAAAGTGGAAATTTGGAAAGGAAGCTGTTGATATTTCtttttgtataaaaaggtagtcCGGTGTACAAAGCATCCCGCGTTAGCaaggtccggggaagggccgcacTCCAAAGGGTGTGATGTGGACAGCCTgccctaatgcaagcattagtggctgcttATACACTTGAACCTGTGGCCTATAGGTCACATGAAGACAACTTTACCGTTGCTCCAAGACTCCCCTTCATATTTCTTTCTGTATATGGTACTTAAAAATGGATTGTCACGTACTTTATTTCGAACTGAGAGAATGTTTTTTAACACTAAATTTAGTATACTAATTTTCCTTTGAAGAGATTTTGTAAACTAAACTTTCAACTATGATATCCTCGTTTGGGTATATTATCATTATGTGATGTTGCTTTGCCTTTTCCCTTCACTTATAATTTGTGTGCTTCTTCATGTACCGATCAGGTATTATCACAACATCACATCAAATACCCTCACTGTATTAGAAGCAATGGCAACTCGTGGAGTCCCAACTTTAATTTACTCCAGTACATGTGCAACATATGGAGAGCCTGAAAAGATGCCGATTATGGAAGAAACTCCACAGGTGGGTGCTCTAAAGGGCATATGCATGTATTAGGCTAGAAGAATGTGAATGATGTTTGAGTCACCATTCGTATGTTGGGAGCATATTTCATAACAGCTGAGCCTCTTCTCTCAAATTGCAGCTGCCTGTTAATCCGTATGGAAAAGCAAAGAAAATGGCGGAGGATATCATTCTAGATTTTCATAAGAACTCAAACATGGCTGTCATGATTTTGAGGTAGATTGTTCTTATACTCCTTTCCTTTTAGTTTGTGTTTTTCATGCTGGTGTGAATTGATCCTTACCTTTTCCCTTCACTTTTTGGTGGTTTCCATCTACTTGTATTTTCACTTGCTTGTTCATGATATCTAGTACATTATTGTTATGCCATTCCGTTTAGTTGATTTTTGTGGTCATTTATCTTCTAATCGACAATGCTagttattttatttaaatttcctGCTATTGAAGTCTCATATGATGTTGTGAACTAACTGATTGAAGTATCTCTTCAGTTGTAAGTATTTACCTTCTCAAAAAGATGTTCTCTCTTCAATTGTCGTCCACTGCTTATTCTTCGTTCTTTACCAAGTAAACTACAAGCTTGCACTTCTTTGATCAATTTTTTATAACCAACTGCTATTATTGTCTTTGACTTTGTTATATGTGCAAAATTCAGATACTTCAATGTCATTGGTTCTGATCCAAATGGAAGATTAGGAGAAGCTCCGCGACCTGAACTACGGGAACATGGCAGGATATCTGGTGCTTGTTTTGATGCAGCTCGTGGAATCATACCTGGGCTTAAGGTCAGTAACTATTTGCCATTTACATatttgtttttgttgaatttgcCAGAAGGTGGTCCATTTGTACTTTTAATTTCTGAGAAAATGTTGCCTAGTTCTATTGAGTTATGTATAAAACAGTGACCGTTCAAAAAAGTATGTATAATACAGTTTCAAGCGTCTTCAGGTTTGtggtttttatttttttcccaATAACAATCAAGACATAAGACTGCTCTGTGCACAAGAGTAAAGAGTGCTGGTATCGAAGGGAAAGTGGAAGTGTGTCTCGTGATCACATGGCTTTTGTTGATAAGCCATTTGGCACTGAGCCAGAGTTCTTTTAATGCAGGTTAGAGGAACGGACTATAAAACAGCAGACGGTACGTGCATAAGGGACTATATAGACGTGTCCGATCTGGTTGATGCTCATGTGAAAGCTCTTGAGAAGGCAAGTCCAGGGAAAGTTGGGATCTACAACGTTGGAACTGGAAGAGGTAAACTACTTTGTTCTGCATAATCAGTTTGGGTTTCTCAAAATGATCTCATTGTCCATCATCTGCTAAGTACAGGTAGATCAGTGAAAGAATTCGTGGAGGCTTGTAAGGCTGCAACTGGCGTACCTATCAAAGTTGACTACCTTCCCCGTAGGCCTGGTGATTACGCAGAAGTTTACAGTGATCCAACTAAGATTAGGAATGAACTGAACTGGACAGCCAAATACACTGATCTTCAAGAGAGTTTGCAGGTTGCGTGGAGATGGCAGAAGTCACATCTTAATGGTTATGGTTCATCCGTGGCAACACCTTGATGATGCTTTATCAACTTATCGTTGTGGAAGACTGACTTGAACCCCCTGTCGCAGCTTAACATATCATCGATCTATTAGTTATAGTATCCATAGAGTATAGTTTTCAaggaccggggggggggggggggggggggagagggggTGGGATGATGTGTATTCTTACAAAGCAATTAGGTAAGCCCTATTTACCCATTCGTTATGTGTATGTAGTGAAAGGGATGTTTCAGAATCAATAATAGTTCCCATTCAGGTATAGCTtccatcttttctttctttttttctcgtAGTGTATTAAAAGAACGCTAAGAGTCCCAGGAGACCTGTTCCTATAGCTTCTCTTCTGGAGCTTTTTCTTGTACATTCTATTATTTTATTCTTCGACTTTGGGCGTAATCGAGTAATTGATTATTTGTTGTATGTAATTTCATCGGTCACACAACTAATGTCATATTTTCCCCCAAAACTGTCAGTTTTGAACTTTGTTGGCTGCTATTAAATGTAAACTGCTCTTTTCCCAGTAGATACGCAAACCTCGAAGACATTCATAATCACTTAAATGTTGAGAGTTGCTAAATGGTCACATCAATTTGACTCAAAGTCAATCACTTAAATGTTGAGAGTTGCTAAATGGTCACATCAATTTGACTCAAAGTCATCATAACCTCTATTGTAAAAGTTATCATAACAAGATAAACTTtgagaagaaaaaataaaaatgacaTGTAAACATAAATCATTAAATTTGATCTAAATAGTCATATGAATTTACTCCATTTGGGCCATTGTGGCCAAAATAATGTGGCCAAAAGTCCTTTTTCTTAAATGTTTTATTTGTCTCACCTCTGGGCTCTGGCTTATAGAAAATGATGATGGTATCATCAGCATAAAGCAAATGCGTAGGAAAGAAACCTAGTGATGAGGATTAAAAGCCTAGCAGCGGAGATACAGAAACTGATACAGGGTCATATGCTTTTTCAATGTCAAACTTGTATAACATACTTGAGCGTTCATCTTTTCTTCTTGAATTCAGAACATCATTCACTATTAAGAATGCTATGGCACTATTCtagcaaaaagaaaaatatatcagATTATATTGAAGGAAAAATTTAAAATGCCCAAATGTGcttcctttatattttcttttcGCTTGACAAATCAATAAGAaggaaagaaatgtttttttgtCAAAATTTTCCAAAATTTTCCTTTTAATAAAGAAAGCTGCTATAAGTTGGAGAAACTCTCATTCTTCACCTACAACACTTTTTTTAGCTTTGTTTGGTGAACAAAAAAGTGATGAAAAACAAGAGAGAATGTCCGGTTGAGCCATCTAATATGTGAGACTTACTAGTCTGGTTAATCCATATTCGCGCCAAGCAGACTCATTAAGGAGGGTAAAGCTTTCCCTACCAAAAGGACTCGAAGCCAAGACCCTTTCAACCGTGTATACAATAACCTGTGTCATTTATAAATCAACCCAATACCCATAGACCAATGAACATGCAATCATGATCCAGTCAAGTTGCCCTTTCAAATCTCAAATATTAAGCAATGAAAGTTCAATTTTCAGAATCTAAAGTACTGAAAATAAAGAAGGGTGTGAAAGATGAAACTATAGTTTCAACAGAGGCATCTGTGTTTCCTGGAGGTTAGAGACGGTTTCTCAACCACAAGGAGAAATAATAATCAAGCTAGAACTTAGAAGTACAAAAACAAAATTCTACTATAGTGAACTGCAATAATAAATACCACAATCATGCTTGTATAATTTGTCATAAACTACATATGGGGACTATAGGATGGACATAGACTGTTCACAACTCTGATGGACAAATGGAATGCCACATACACATCGCATCGACTTGGAAAAAGATAAACAAACTAGCGACTTATTCTAAAAGCACAGTCATCATTTGATTTTCCAAGAACTCCATTTAGGTCCTATAAAGTCCATAATGGACCAAAAGCAAAAACCCTGTCAAAAGATAAGTGTATGCCTATCCTTCACAAGACTGCAAACTCGCATGTACAGGAAAGTTTGTGTTGGCTGTATCTCTCACTTGTAGAGGCAGAGGTTAATCTTCTTGATGAAATAAAGTATAATCTGAACTCGCTTCACTCTTGTGGACCTGTATGAAATTGATCCAAGTTTATGAGATACACATGTTTCCATGTTAGCAACCTCAAAAAGTCATCATTTTGCACAATGTTCTGTCGGGAATCCTTGAAATGTAACCATTATGAAGCACTATTCACACTGAACTCCATTTTTGTTAAAATAATAGGATTAATAATTCGTT
Coding sequences:
- the LOC132626877 gene encoding UDP-arabinose 4-epimerase 1 — its product is MLNLVRTRSQPRSNRSMPLGGMDYADPKKKNNFVGKILMAAMLTALCILMLKQSPSFNTPSVFSRHEPGVTHVLVTGGAGYIGSHAALRLLKDSYRVTIVDNLSRGNLAAVRILQELFPEPGRLQFIYADLGDAKTVHKIFSQNAFDAVMHFAAVAYVGESTLDPLKYYHNITSNTLTVLEAMATRGVPTLIYSSTCATYGEPEKMPIMEETPQLPVNPYGKAKKMAEDIILDFHKNSNMAVMILRYFNVIGSDPNGRLGEAPRPELREHGRISGACFDAARGIIPGLKVRGTDYKTADGTCIRDYIDVSDLVDAHVKALEKASPGKVGIYNVGTGRGRSVKEFVEACKAATGVPIKVDYLPRRPGDYAEVYSDPTKIRNELNWTAKYTDLQESLQVAWRWQKSHLNGYGSSVATP